The Maridesulfovibrio hydrothermalis AM13 = DSM 14728 DNA window GCATGTGGGCCTCTAACATGGCAAAGATTCCGGCTGTACGCACCCTGCAGAAAACGGCTCAGCGGAAGATAGGTGAAACCACATCTCTTATCGCGGAAGGCAGAGACATGGGCACAGTCATTTTTCCGCAGGCCCCCTGTAAATTTTTTCTAGATGCCGACCTTGAAGAACGCGCGCGCAGACGCTTTTCTCAACTGGAGGAGATGGGCAAACCTGCTGATCTTAAAGATCTTATCGAACAGATCGGCGCAAGAGATGATCAGGACCGCAACCGCAAGGTCGCACCTCTGAAACCTGCAAAGGACGGAATCATTGTCGACACAACAAAGCTTGATATTGACGGAGTCTTTGCCCGCCTCGTAGCCGAAGTCAAAAAGCTGTCTTGATAAAATAAACTTAAACATCATTATATCAGGCCGCTTGGACATCATTTCGAGCGGCCTTAATCTTTTGTAACTAAATATAAACTTGACTTTTTATCACTCACCACTACCAAGTGCTATATACAATTCAGAATTATTTATGGTCAACCAACCGGAGCACTCCGTGAAATTATCATCTATTTTAAAAGCAATTTACCCCGATTCTCTGGCCCCTGCGGCCTCAAAGCTGACTGATGCACTCGCTGCCTCCTTCTTTCCTGAGGACTCCACCAGACTTGCCCACATGAGGCAGGCATGCTGCACAGCCAAAAGAGTTGTCAGCCAGATGGGTTACGATGCAGAACTTTCTGAAAAAATCATAACCGCTGCCCTTTTCCATGATATCGGCTACTCCGAACGTATCAACAGAACCGGTTTTCATCCTTTAGACGGCGCGGTCTACCTCGCTCACTGCAACGCACCGGAAGATATCATTGAAGCAGTGCTTTGGCATTCAAGTACTCCTATTGAAATCAAAGAACTTCCCGAAATCAATAATATCTACCAGAAATGCCCGGCTCCGGACTTCGAAAATCCAGTGCTGCGCGCAGTCTGC harbors:
- the cmk gene encoding (d)CMP kinase, whose amino-acid sequence is MTAPFIITLDGPAGVGKSTLAKRLADHFEIAYLDTGAMFRATAWKLGEGAWDWDKDKLDAALKELEFTLSGSGSNSTLSLNGIALTDEIRTEKIGMWASNMAKIPAVRTLQKTAQRKIGETTSLIAEGRDMGTVIFPQAPCKFFLDADLEERARRRFSQLEEMGKPADLKDLIEQIGARDDQDRNRKVAPLKPAKDGIIVDTTKLDIDGVFARLVAEVKKLS